The following proteins come from a genomic window of Candidatus Schekmanbacteria bacterium RIFCSPLOWO2_02_FULL_38_14:
- a CDS encoding endonuclease: MKSVIAHNKLLEIYNILLKEFGPRNWWPARTRFEVIVGAILTQNTAWKNVEKAISNLYAKRVLSFKGIKEINEKSLAEFVKPSGYFNQKAKKLKAFVEFATDEYNGSLSRMAKEEHMLLRDKLLGIFGIGNETADSILLYAFEKPVFVVDAYTQRIFSRHGFIPENSSYDDTQRFFMRNLPEDTHIYNEYHALIVCVGNRFCRSRPDCEQCPLRGISSNDKGQSLK, translated from the coding sequence ATGAAAAGTGTTATTGCTCACAATAAACTCCTTGAGATATACAACATTCTCTTAAAGGAGTTCGGACCAAGAAACTGGTGGCCCGCAAGGACAAGGTTTGAAGTTATTGTTGGAGCTATTTTAACCCAGAATACCGCGTGGAAAAATGTAGAAAAAGCCATTTCAAATCTATATGCAAAGAGGGTTCTTTCTTTTAAAGGAATAAAAGAGATAAATGAGAAAAGTCTTGCAGAGTTTGTAAAGCCATCAGGCTATTTTAACCAGAAGGCTAAAAAGCTTAAGGCATTTGTAGAGTTTGCAACTGATGAGTACAATGGTTCTCTGTCTCGTATGGCAAAGGAAGAACATATGCTCTTAAGGGACAAACTACTCGGAATTTTTGGCATAGGGAATGAGACAGCGGACAGCATCCTTCTTTATGCTTTTGAGAAGCCTGTTTTTGTGGTTGATGCATATACTCAGAGGATTTTCAGCCGTCACGGGTTTATTCCAGAAAATAGTTCTTATGATGATACTCAGCGATTTTTCATGAGAAACCTTCCGGAGGATACCCACATATATAATGAGTATCACGCTTTGATTGTCTGTGTTGGCAATAGATTCTGCCGCTCAAGACCTGATTGTGAACAATGCCCGTTACGTGGAATAAGTTCAAATGACAAAGGACAAAGTTTAAAATAG
- a CDS encoding two-component system response regulator (DNA-binding response regulator in two-component regulatory system with ZraS; response regulator/sigma54 interaction protein), translated as MEKKRILIVDDEESLLKVIKRSLEKKGYIADTAKEGKKALNLVKDAKYDIVLLDVRMPGMSGFEVLSEIKKIAPDIFVVMMTAQNTMDNAIEAMKKGAYDYLTKPFDLDELNLLMEKINRLIDLQGEVKALRAELEEQQHKWTIIGKSQRMQEIFKAIGKVANSDATVLLLGESGTGKELVARMIHNHSRRTGSPFIKVNCAAIPRDLLESELFGHRKGAFTGAIDTQSGKFVQAQNGTLFLDEIGEMDFNLQGKILRVLQDKEIDRVGEGVPIAVDVRIIAATNIDIEKAVRDKNFREDLYYRLNVFPIKLPPLRERKEDIPELVKYFIKKFSDEMSLNVRSISEKAVEKLMEYNWPGNVRELENSILRAMLMSGGKILSEKEFPFIIETEAVDEKISLYFSVKAKFYKILRGKKGERIFSDIQREVDEALIKLALKESGNSQSKAAKLLGINRNTLRKKIKEMNLKQF; from the coding sequence ATGGAAAAGAAAAGAATCTTAATAGTAGATGACGAAGAGAGCCTGCTGAAAGTAATAAAGAGGTCTTTGGAAAAAAAGGGATATATTGCAGATACTGCGAAGGAGGGGAAGAAGGCTCTCAATCTGGTAAAGGATGCAAAATACGATATTGTCCTGCTTGATGTGAGAATGCCGGGAATGAGCGGTTTTGAGGTTTTAAGCGAGATAAAAAAAATAGCTCCTGATATTTTTGTTGTTATGATGACTGCCCAGAACACTATGGACAATGCAATAGAAGCAATGAAAAAGGGAGCCTATGATTACCTTACAAAACCATTTGACCTTGATGAATTAAATTTGCTGATGGAGAAGATAAACAGGCTTATTGACTTGCAGGGAGAGGTAAAAGCCTTAAGGGCTGAACTTGAAGAACAACAGCATAAGTGGACAATTATCGGGAAGAGCCAGAGAATGCAGGAAATATTCAAGGCTATAGGGAAAGTGGCAAACAGCGATGCAACAGTTTTGCTTTTGGGTGAAAGCGGGACAGGGAAAGAGCTTGTGGCAAGAATGATTCATAATCACAGCAGAAGAACCGGAAGCCCTTTTATAAAAGTCAACTGTGCTGCAATACCAAGAGACCTTCTTGAGAGTGAGCTTTTCGGGCACAGAAAAGGGGCTTTTACAGGAGCAATCGATACCCAGTCAGGTAAATTTGTTCAGGCGCAGAACGGGACCCTGTTTCTGGATGAGATTGGAGAAATGGATTTTAATCTTCAGGGAAAAATACTGAGAGTTCTTCAGGATAAGGAGATTGACAGGGTTGGCGAAGGGGTTCCGATAGCGGTTGATGTCAGAATAATAGCAGCTACAAATATTGACATTGAAAAAGCTGTTAGAGATAAGAATTTCAGGGAAGACCTTTACTACCGGCTGAATGTTTTCCCGATAAAACTCCCCCCTCTCAGAGAGAGAAAAGAGGATATTCCGGAGCTTGTGAAATATTTCATAAAAAAGTTTTCTGATGAGATGTCATTGAATGTCAGGTCAATTTCTGAAAAAGCAGTTGAGAAACTGATGGAATATAACTGGCCCGGAAATGTCAGGGAGCTTGAAAATTCAATTTTAAGAGCAATGCTTATGTCAGGAGGAAAAATCCTGTCTGAGAAGGAGTTCCCTTTTATCATTGAAACTGAAGCTGTTGATGAGAAAATCTCTTTGTATTTTTCTGTCAAGGCAAAGTTTTACAAGATTCTCCGGGGAAAAAAGGGAGAAAGGATATTTTCAGACATTCAAAGAGAAGTAGATGAAGCCCTTATAAAGCTTGCTTTGAAGGAATCAGGCAACAGCCAGTCAAAAGCAGCAAAGCTTCTTGGAATAAACAGGAATACTTTGAGGAAGAAGATAAAAGAAATGAACTTAAAACAGTTTTGA
- a CDS encoding plasmid stabilization protein — MAKINWTAESEQWLKDIHDYVFQDNPNAAIRTVEAIYNKAQLLLEFPEMGYKYKHKPERNIRILLYGHYRIAYLVKHSGDIDILGVFHGSLDIERYIY; from the coding sequence ATGGCAAAAATAAATTGGACAGCAGAGTCAGAGCAGTGGCTAAAAGATATCCATGATTATGTTTTTCAAGATAATCCTAATGCAGCAATTCGTACTGTAGAGGCTATTTACAACAAAGCTCAGTTACTATTGGAATTTCCAGAAATGGGTTATAAATACAAACATAAGCCAGAACGTAATATCCGAATTTTACTTTATGGTCATTATAGAATTGCCTATCTTGTAAAACACTCTGGAGATATTGATATATTGGGTGTATTTCATGGGTCATTAGACATTGAACGTTATATTTACTAA